The Halobellus sp. MBLA0158 genome has a window encoding:
- a CDS encoding NAD-binding protein codes for MAISRDWIGARASVVLTLVVGVVSVVTGIANIGVGGAADFLFFGVVVPGVVKQITAFTGTLTGFVLLVCAFGLRRRLRSAWWAALLLFPISGLQGLLQSSRLSIPLVALSAFALVIVGLNFRAFDREISLSTTQIASLAALAGAQGYGTAGAFALREHFNSVDTLLDAFYFSLVTGSTVGYGDITPTSAVGKLFALSVLLVTVSSFAVVLGVVFTPLIEAQFSKALGRMTEEQLDVLDNHVLVLGFGDLTEPILEELSAKADVLVVVPDEERARRLSDRGYTVLTDDPSDEEAQHRGKVGVAQAVVAATNNDAEDALAILTARQLNPEVTIVAAATQRENVNKLKRAGADTVISPATLGAHFLAESALGGHGAEELEERLLGAGEEDLESAAAAVSGASEAADESFSEADGESDTSASGESEDADGTGFSFDSDTDAEPDAGDAPEGRDENEDE; via the coding sequence ATGGCGATCTCTCGGGACTGGATCGGCGCGCGCGCCTCCGTCGTGCTGACGCTCGTCGTCGGCGTGGTCTCGGTCGTGACCGGCATCGCCAACATCGGCGTCGGCGGGGCCGCGGACTTCCTCTTCTTCGGCGTCGTCGTTCCGGGAGTCGTAAAGCAGATCACCGCGTTCACGGGCACGCTGACCGGCTTCGTCCTGCTCGTGTGTGCCTTCGGCCTCCGCCGGCGGCTTCGGAGCGCGTGGTGGGCGGCGCTGCTGCTCTTTCCGATCTCCGGACTGCAGGGGCTCCTCCAGTCCTCGCGCCTGTCGATCCCGCTCGTCGCGCTCTCGGCGTTCGCCCTCGTCATCGTGGGGCTGAACTTCCGCGCGTTCGACCGGGAGATCTCGCTGTCGACGACCCAGATCGCGTCGCTCGCGGCGCTCGCGGGCGCGCAGGGCTACGGGACCGCCGGCGCCTTCGCGCTCCGAGAGCACTTCAACAGCGTCGACACCCTGCTGGACGCCTTCTACTTCTCGCTCGTCACGGGGAGCACCGTCGGCTACGGCGACATCACCCCGACCTCCGCGGTCGGGAAGCTGTTCGCGCTTTCGGTGCTCCTGGTGACGGTCTCGTCGTTCGCGGTGGTGCTGGGGGTCGTCTTCACGCCGCTGATCGAAGCGCAGTTCTCGAAAGCACTCGGACGTATGACAGAAGAACAACTCGACGTACTCGACAACCACGTCCTCGTACTCGGCTTCGGGGACCTGACGGAACCGATTCTCGAAGAGCTCTCGGCGAAGGCGGACGTCCTCGTGGTCGTCCCCGACGAGGAGCGCGCGCGGCGCCTCTCCGATCGGGGCTACACGGTCCTCACAGACGACCCGAGCGACGAGGAGGCCCAACACCGCGGGAAGGTCGGGGTCGCTCAGGCGGTCGTCGCCGCGACGAACAACGACGCCGAGGACGCCCTGGCGATCCTGACCGCGCGGCAGCTCAACCCCGAGGTGACGATCGTCGCCGCCGCGACCCAGCGGGAGAACGTGAACAAGCTGAAGCGCGCCGGCGCCGACACCGTGATCAGCCCGGCGACCCTCGGCGCGCACTTCCTCGCGGAGTCCGCGCTCGGCGGCCACGGCGCCGAGGAACTCGAAGAGCGTCTGCTCGGCGCGGGCGAAGAGGACCTCGAAAGCGCCGCGGCGGCCGTCAGCGGAGCATCAGAGGCGGCCGACGAGTCGTTCTCGGAAGCGGACGGTGAGAGCGACACGTCGGCGTCGGGCGAGTCGGAGGACGCCGACGGGACCGGCTTCAGTTTCGACTCCGACACTGACGCGGAGCCGGACGCGGGAGACGCGCCCGAAGGCCGGGACGAGAACGAGGACGAGTAG
- a CDS encoding potassium channel family protein: MASLPVEILYGLYLGILTGLVPALIAWLLGFGFKYFTGITVPGLGVVALGVAIAGLNGGLLALADPSLTGSTNQLRLTIALLVVLMGTLYAHGQGDKMGASLPKRLSLRELTKRTLSADVVELVGGRGQVRISVVGDVGDLEGYPPLPAALRETIRDDTWTFPADLPLPELESRVEAALRTDYDLVEVSVTLDERGRASIVAAPPSSGLSKHLDPGERAVSVEALVPTGAARGDEVIAWADGERYEATVLGVVDEADATEAEPTPEPDLSEDEDQPVAAEPTAPAAAGGRARLTLAASRATATSLLAADDVRVAVRSRGSRREFELVGLLRRTGKRFRRVTVREGTDIAGTTLGETAVRDAYGVAVLAVRHGGSWVIAPRGSQAVDAGDDLLVVGSKSDLDAFAGVVA, encoded by the coding sequence ATGGCTTCGCTCCCGGTCGAAATTCTGTACGGGCTCTATCTGGGGATCCTGACCGGCCTCGTCCCCGCGCTCATCGCGTGGCTGCTCGGATTCGGGTTCAAGTACTTCACGGGCATCACCGTACCCGGGCTGGGGGTCGTCGCCCTCGGGGTCGCGATCGCCGGGCTCAACGGGGGCCTCTTGGCCCTCGCGGACCCGAGCCTCACCGGCTCGACGAATCAGCTCCGACTGACGATCGCGCTCCTGGTCGTCCTGATGGGCACGCTCTACGCGCACGGCCAGGGCGACAAGATGGGCGCGTCGCTGCCGAAGCGCCTCAGCCTGCGCGAACTCACGAAGCGGACGCTCTCGGCGGACGTCGTCGAGCTGGTCGGCGGCCGCGGCCAGGTCCGCATCTCCGTCGTCGGCGACGTCGGCGACCTCGAAGGCTATCCGCCGCTACCGGCCGCGCTCCGGGAGACCATCAGGGACGATACCTGGACCTTCCCCGCGGACCTCCCGCTCCCGGAGCTCGAATCGCGGGTCGAGGCCGCGCTCCGGACCGACTACGACCTCGTCGAGGTGTCTGTCACCCTCGACGAGCGCGGCCGGGCGTCGATCGTGGCCGCCCCGCCGTCGAGCGGGCTCTCGAAGCACCTCGACCCCGGCGAGCGCGCCGTCTCCGTCGAGGCCCTCGTGCCGACCGGCGCCGCGCGCGGCGACGAAGTGATCGCCTGGGCCGACGGCGAGCGCTACGAGGCGACCGTGCTCGGTGTCGTCGACGAGGCGGACGCGACCGAGGCGGAACCGACGCCCGAGCCTGACCTATCGGAGGACGAAGACCAGCCGGTGGCCGCCGAACCGACGGCCCCGGCGGCGGCCGGCGGTCGCGCCCGACTCACGCTCGCGGCGTCGCGAGCGACCGCGACATCGCTGCTCGCGGCCGACGACGTCAGGGTGGCGGTGCGGTCCCGCGGGAGCCGACGCGAGTTCGAGCTCGTCGGGCTCCTCCGACGGACCGGCAAGCGCTTCCGGCGCGTCACCGTCCGCGAGGGGACCGACATCGCCGGGACGACGCTCGGCGAGACGGCGGTCCGGGACGCCTACGGCGTCGCGGTGCTCGCCGTCCGCCACGGCGGCTCGTGGGTGATCGCGCCGCGGGGGTCCCAGGCGGTCGACGCCGGCGACGACCTCCTCGTAGTCGGGAGCAAGAGCGACCTGGACGCCTTCGCGGGGGTGGTGGCGTGA
- a CDS encoding potassium transporter TrkA — MTPLQVGGAIPDDPTLVSAGIQVLGLSALAAGLAALAAIVYRWYAREEIPAWLATLVGAAGVALYLNAVGLFQRAVGTGATEIFDPSTVLVNAVTLGAAVVVSPAGRAVGDRLTTSAFAIAGSRQLDTDVSRIVSSVGRVRPVELPEEPGDIDDIEGYDPVRPATKEELAGKTLLVPRHLRGEDLRERVVARIKEDYAVGYVDLELDSDGAVTRLGLGRRIAGIGTTLAPGFAAVAVQADPGAGASAGDAVQLWRRVEPDETGADTDAEAPGVGSAERVASGELRAAGDDVATVILDEADVAGLDPEGTYRLLTLPTDPGAEREFTSLLRAADETMDVVTVQAGSALDGAALRTLEATVAAVRSSGGAIEPIPPRSRELAAGDDLYLVARPERLREIAGLASASSGDGAGQ, encoded by the coding sequence GTGACCCCACTCCAGGTCGGCGGCGCGATCCCGGACGATCCGACGCTCGTGAGCGCGGGGATCCAGGTCCTCGGGCTGTCGGCGCTGGCCGCGGGGCTCGCCGCGCTCGCGGCCATCGTCTACCGCTGGTACGCGCGCGAGGAAATTCCCGCGTGGTTGGCAACGCTCGTCGGCGCGGCGGGCGTCGCGCTCTACCTCAACGCCGTCGGGCTGTTCCAGCGCGCGGTCGGGACCGGCGCCACGGAGATCTTCGACCCGTCGACCGTGCTCGTCAACGCGGTGACCCTCGGCGCGGCCGTCGTGGTCTCGCCCGCGGGTCGGGCAGTCGGCGACCGACTCACCACGAGCGCGTTCGCGATCGCGGGCTCCCGCCAGCTCGACACCGACGTGAGCCGGATCGTCAGCAGCGTCGGCCGCGTCCGGCCGGTCGAACTCCCCGAGGAGCCGGGCGACATCGACGACATCGAGGGCTACGACCCCGTCCGTCCCGCGACGAAGGAGGAACTGGCGGGCAAGACGCTCCTCGTGCCGCGGCACCTCCGGGGCGAGGACCTCCGCGAGCGCGTCGTCGCGAGAATCAAGGAGGACTACGCCGTCGGCTACGTGGACCTCGAACTCGACAGCGACGGGGCGGTCACGCGACTCGGTCTCGGCCGTCGCATCGCCGGCATCGGCACCACGCTCGCGCCCGGCTTCGCGGCCGTCGCAGTCCAGGCGGACCCCGGTGCCGGCGCGTCCGCCGGCGACGCGGTGCAGTTGTGGCGGCGGGTCGAGCCCGACGAGACCGGCGCCGACACCGACGCGGAGGCGCCGGGCGTCGGGAGCGCAGAGCGCGTCGCGAGCGGTGAACTTCGTGCGGCGGGCGACGACGTCGCCACGGTCATCCTCGACGAGGCCGACGTCGCTGGCCTCGACCCGGAGGGGACCTATCGCCTGCTGACGCTGCCGACCGACCCCGGCGCCGAGCGGGAGTTCACCTCGCTCCTCCGCGCGGCCGACGAGACGATGGACGTCGTGACCGTGCAGGCGGGAAGCGCCCTCGACGGCGCGGCGCTCCGCACGCTCGAAGCGACGGTCGCGGCCGTGCGCTCGTCGGGCGGCGCGATCGAGCCGATCCCCCCGCGGAGCCGCGAACTCGCCGCGGGCGACGACCTCTACCTGGTCGCGCGACCTGAGCGCCTCCGCGAGATCGCGGGGCTGGCGAGCGCGTCGTCGGGGGACGGCGCCGGGCAGTGA
- a CDS encoding ubiquitin-like small modifier protein 1, whose protein sequence is MDTVNWRLFADLAEVAGGREHTVSIEADATVEDALAALLDGRDDLRERIFDGDELTDDVNLMRNGSPTSLSEGVDDGDELAMFPPVTGGSGIGRGDA, encoded by the coding sequence ATGGACACGGTCAACTGGCGGCTCTTCGCCGACCTCGCCGAGGTCGCCGGCGGGCGGGAACACACGGTCTCGATCGAGGCCGACGCCACGGTCGAGGACGCGCTCGCGGCCCTGCTCGACGGGAGAGACGACCTCCGGGAACGGATCTTCGACGGGGACGAGCTCACGGACGACGTGAATCTGATGCGGAACGGCTCGCCGACCTCCCTCTCGGAGGGCGTCGACGACGGCGACGAACTCGCGATGTTCCCGCCGGTGACGGGCGGGAGCGGAATCGGACGCGGCGACGCCTGA
- a CDS encoding SpoVR family protein, producing MSRPDRFRRVAREEADRLEEPVEEAANLARKLGLDPYPVNYWIVDHDEMNQLIAYGGFQTRYPHWRWGMTYDRQRKQDQFGMGKAFEIVNNDDPSHAFLQESNSLADQKAVITHVEAHADFFRNNEWFSRFSGDGDLDAAAMLERHAETIQRYVDDPDIDQEAVERFVDAVTCLEDTIDQHHPIDADRDGEPTEPEDLRERLDEMDLSETVQGAVFDDEWLDELAAAEAAAADLDHPRTDVLGFLREHGTVYDPESKEAVEMESWQKDILDLLRREAYYFAPQKMTKTMNEGWAAYWESLMMGEERFAGRDEFLTYADHQSRVLGSPGLNPYKLGKELWEYVENAENRREVADKLLRVEGITWRNFHDVVDFDEVQDRLEPHPAIDGVSSETLSDLAALPEGDPRVDWETLDRALSDPEAVDVDRYPWKVLTYEGLAERHFSLVKPQYRGFLRRIRREKLEQLSRYMFDDEKYDTVEAAIADVDRTAGWDRMREVRESHNDVTFVDAFLSPEFVESNNYFTYEYTRSTGDFRVASVDPDDVKKKLLLQFTNFGKPTIAVFDDNFGNRGELLLGHRYNGVMLDLDQAQDVLERVHELWGRPVHLMTIRKEYDEHDVEVARRRNREPEPTEVGLRIRYDGESFEEFDLDPDLERRIQAADVDYDTKPDEWLS from the coding sequence ATGAGCAGACCAGACCGATTCAGACGCGTCGCCCGCGAGGAGGCCGACAGACTGGAGGAGCCGGTCGAGGAGGCCGCGAACCTCGCCCGCAAGCTCGGACTCGACCCCTACCCGGTGAACTACTGGATCGTCGACCACGACGAGATGAACCAACTGATCGCCTACGGCGGCTTCCAGACCCGCTATCCGCACTGGCGCTGGGGGATGACCTACGACCGCCAGCGGAAGCAGGACCAGTTCGGGATGGGCAAGGCCTTCGAGATCGTCAACAACGACGATCCGAGCCACGCCTTCCTCCAGGAGTCGAATTCCCTCGCGGACCAGAAGGCGGTCATCACCCACGTCGAGGCGCACGCGGACTTCTTCCGCAACAACGAGTGGTTCTCCCGCTTTTCGGGCGACGGCGACCTCGACGCCGCCGCGATGCTGGAGCGCCACGCCGAGACGATCCAGCGCTACGTCGACGACCCCGACATCGACCAGGAGGCCGTCGAGCGCTTCGTCGACGCCGTCACCTGCCTGGAGGACACGATCGACCAGCACCACCCGATCGACGCCGACCGCGACGGCGAGCCCACCGAACCGGAGGACCTCCGGGAGCGACTCGACGAGATGGACCTCTCCGAGACGGTCCAGGGCGCGGTCTTCGACGACGAGTGGCTCGACGAACTCGCCGCTGCGGAGGCGGCCGCCGCCGACCTCGACCACCCGCGGACGGACGTGCTCGGGTTCCTCCGCGAGCACGGGACGGTCTACGACCCCGAAAGCAAGGAGGCCGTCGAGATGGAGTCCTGGCAGAAGGACATCCTGGATCTGCTCCGCCGGGAGGCGTACTACTTCGCCCCCCAGAAGATGACGAAGACGATGAACGAGGGCTGGGCCGCCTACTGGGAGTCGCTGATGATGGGTGAAGAGCGCTTCGCCGGCAGGGACGAGTTCCTCACCTACGCGGACCACCAATCGAGGGTGCTCGGCTCGCCGGGGCTGAACCCCTACAAGCTCGGCAAGGAGCTGTGGGAGTACGTCGAGAACGCCGAAAACAGGCGCGAAGTCGCCGACAAGCTCCTCCGCGTCGAGGGGATCACCTGGCGGAACTTCCACGACGTCGTCGACTTCGACGAGGTCCAAGACCGCCTGGAGCCCCACCCGGCGATCGACGGGGTCAGCTCTGAGACGCTCTCAGATCTCGCGGCGCTCCCCGAGGGCGACCCCCGCGTCGACTGGGAGACGCTCGATCGGGCGCTGTCGGACCCCGAGGCGGTCGACGTCGACCGATACCCCTGGAAGGTGCTCACCTACGAGGGGCTCGCGGAGCGTCACTTCTCGCTCGTGAAGCCGCAGTACCGCGGATTCCTCCGCCGGATTCGCCGGGAGAAGCTCGAACAGCTCTCCCGCTATATGTTCGACGACGAGAAGTACGACACCGTCGAGGCCGCGATCGCAGACGTCGACCGGACGGCCGGCTGGGATCGGATGCGGGAGGTCCGCGAGAGCCACAACGACGTGACGTTCGTCGACGCGTTCCTCTCGCCGGAGTTCGTCGAGTCGAACAACTACTTCACCTACGAGTACACCCGCTCGACCGGCGACTTCCGGGTGGCTTCTGTCGACCCCGACGACGTGAAGAAGAAGCTCCTCTTGCAGTTCACCAACTTCGGGAAGCCGACGATCGCGGTCTTCGACGACAACTTCGGCAACCGCGGCGAGCTCCTCTTGGGCCACCGCTACAACGGCGTGATGCTCGACCTCGACCAGGCCCAGGACGTCCTCGAACGCGTCCACGAGCTGTGGGGCCGGCCGGTCCACCTGATGACGATCCGGAAGGAGTACGACGAACACGACGTCGAGGTCGCGCGCCGTCGGAACCGCGAGCCGGAGCCGACCGAGGTGGGGCTCCGGATCCGCTACGACGGCGAGAGCTTCGAGGAGTTCGATCTCGATCCCGACTTGGAGCGCCGGATCCAGGCCGCCGACGTCGACTACGACACCAAGCCCGACGAGTGGCTGTCGTAG
- a CDS encoding YeaH/YhbH family protein — protein MGLREDLERFKEIGEERREDLESFIRYGDLSGSESDTIEIPIKVVDLPEFEYDRLDKGGVGQGQGDTPDVGQPVGQPEAQPGDGDGDGDEDGEPGEEGGEHGHYEMDPEEFAEELDEELGLDLEPKGKEVIEEVEGDFTDVTRTGPNSTLDFERLFKQGLKRKLATDFDEEFVREAMRVAGATPESVYEWCRGENILVSLAWIESEWDAIPGEERGRWDSFAQMTEEVERTTAVQRIRRKGLKEVPFRRDDERYRHPEIEEKKQKNVVVVNIRDVSGSMRETKRELVERTFTPLDWYLQGKYDNAEFVYIAHDADAWEVDREEFFGIRSGGGTRISSAYELAKEILEEEYPWAEWNRYVFAAGDSENSSNDTTEKVIPLMRDIPANLHAYVETQPGGTAINATHAEEVESAFGDGDGVVVARVGAAEDVTDAIYEVLSTESGSDGGNE, from the coding sequence ATGGGACTGAGAGAGGACCTCGAACGGTTCAAGGAGATCGGCGAGGAGCGCCGCGAGGACCTGGAGTCGTTCATCCGCTACGGCGACCTCAGCGGCTCGGAGTCGGACACGATCGAGATCCCGATCAAGGTCGTCGATCTACCGGAGTTCGAGTACGACCGCCTCGACAAGGGTGGCGTCGGCCAGGGCCAAGGGGACACCCCGGACGTCGGCCAGCCCGTGGGCCAGCCGGAGGCCCAGCCCGGCGACGGCGACGGAGACGGGGACGAAGACGGCGAGCCGGGCGAGGAGGGCGGCGAGCACGGCCACTACGAGATGGACCCCGAGGAGTTCGCCGAGGAGCTCGACGAGGAGCTCGGCCTGGACCTCGAACCCAAGGGCAAGGAGGTGATCGAGGAGGTCGAAGGCGACTTCACCGACGTCACGCGCACCGGGCCGAACAGCACGCTCGACTTCGAGCGCCTGTTCAAACAGGGCCTCAAGCGCAAGCTCGCGACCGACTTCGACGAGGAGTTCGTCCGCGAGGCGATGCGCGTCGCGGGCGCGACGCCCGAGTCCGTCTACGAGTGGTGTCGCGGTGAGAACATCCTCGTCTCGCTGGCGTGGATCGAGTCCGAGTGGGACGCGATCCCCGGTGAGGAACGGGGCCGCTGGGACTCCTTCGCGCAGATGACCGAAGAGGTCGAGCGGACGACGGCCGTCCAGCGCATCCGTCGGAAGGGCCTCAAGGAGGTGCCCTTCCGCCGCGACGACGAGCGCTACCGTCACCCCGAGATCGAGGAGAAGAAGCAGAAGAACGTCGTCGTCGTCAACATCCGCGACGTCTCGGGATCGATGCGGGAGACCAAGCGCGAGCTCGTCGAGCGGACGTTCACGCCGCTGGACTGGTACCTCCAGGGCAAGTACGACAACGCGGAGTTCGTCTACATCGCCCACGACGCCGACGCCTGGGAGGTCGACCGCGAGGAGTTCTTCGGCATCCGCTCGGGCGGCGGCACCCGGATCTCCAGCGCCTACGAGCTCGCGAAGGAGATCTTAGAGGAGGAGTACCCCTGGGCGGAGTGGAACCGCTACGTCTTCGCCGCCGGCGACTCCGAGAACTCCTCGAACGACACGACCGAGAAGGTGATCCCGCTGATGCGGGACATCCCGGCGAACCTCCACGCCTACGTGGAGACCCAGCCCGGCGGGACCGCGATCAACGCGACCCACGCAGAGGAGGTCGAGAGCGCGTTCGGCGACGGTGACGGCGTGGTCGTCGCCCGCGTCGGCGCCGCCGAGGACGTCACCGACGCGATCTACGAGGTGCTGTCGACCGAATCAGGATCCGACGGAGGCAACGAATGA
- a CDS encoding PrkA family serine protein kinase produces MTAHTNAARDYVERADEHLRGTYEEPMSLAEYVEAAFERPSIAAHASKYLLDAIESMGTREVLEEGEIRERYRFFDDPANDGEHAVLGNTEVLNRFVDDLRTIAAERGKSEKILWFDGPTATGKSELKRCLINGLRAYSRTDSGRRYTVEWNIAAGRDTRGLSYGGEADPDREEDWYESPVQAHPLSVFPDDVRADLLEALNRESGDHVPIAVGNDLDPFSREAYDHLEERYRREGTRELFSAVTDPTHLRVKNYVVDVGRGIGVLHSEDDGTPKERLVGSWMPGMLRELDSRGRKNPQAFSYDGVLSQGNGLLTIVEDAAQHADLLQKLLNVPDEGHVKLDKGIGMDVDTQLLIISNPDLDAELDKYADRNGRDPLKALKRRLDKHEFRYLTNVSLEAELIRRELTDETSVWTVADEADLRERIRAPLSVEVRSGPGSVNERELAPHAVEAAAMYSVLTRLDTDDVPSGYELVDKALLFDFGYVQDGDTRTSVEEFDFDGDDGVHGIPVTFTRDVVADLLHEDTGRRHADLDVERVLLPEDVLDAMADALQDAPVFSRSERAEYEGRVTQAKEYILDRQEADVLSALLAERSVDRETVAEYVEHVYAWAGDEQVETERGPVDPDPLLMKLFETEQLGRFADEDYLGNRPTDAVAEFRREKIITALNRYAWENRDEGFTVDDVELSEIPVIRSVLDTYDWSDVRRLYEDFDPAQWDDPPEGTETERLKDQTIAELTTRGYTEASAELTSRAVLREVRHRWD; encoded by the coding sequence ATGACGGCACACACGAACGCCGCGCGGGACTACGTCGAACGCGCCGACGAGCACCTCCGCGGCACCTACGAGGAGCCGATGAGCCTCGCAGAGTACGTCGAGGCCGCCTTCGAGCGCCCCTCGATCGCCGCCCACGCCTCGAAGTACCTGCTCGATGCGATCGAGTCGATGGGGACCCGCGAGGTGCTCGAAGAGGGCGAGATCCGCGAGCGCTACCGCTTCTTCGACGACCCCGCGAACGACGGCGAACACGCCGTGTTGGGCAACACCGAGGTCCTCAACCGCTTCGTCGACGACCTGCGGACGATCGCCGCCGAGCGGGGCAAATCCGAGAAGATCCTCTGGTTCGACGGGCCGACGGCCACGGGCAAGTCCGAACTGAAGCGCTGTCTCATCAACGGCCTGCGCGCGTACTCGCGGACCGATTCGGGCCGGCGCTACACCGTCGAGTGGAACATCGCCGCCGGCCGCGACACCCGCGGGCTCTCCTACGGCGGGGAGGCTGACCCCGACCGCGAGGAGGACTGGTACGAGAGCCCCGTCCAGGCCCATCCCCTCTCCGTGTTCCCCGACGACGTCCGCGCCGATCTGCTGGAGGCGCTGAACCGCGAGTCCGGCGACCACGTACCGATCGCGGTCGGGAACGACCTCGATCCCTTCTCCCGGGAGGCCTACGACCACCTCGAAGAGCGGTACCGCCGGGAGGGGACCCGCGAGCTGTTCTCGGCGGTCACGGACCCGACCCACCTCCGGGTGAAGAACTACGTCGTCGACGTCGGCCGCGGCATCGGCGTCCTCCACTCCGAGGACGACGGCACGCCGAAGGAGCGCCTCGTCGGCTCGTGGATGCCGGGGATGCTCCGCGAACTCGACTCCAGGGGTCGGAAGAACCCCCAGGCGTTCAGCTACGACGGCGTGCTCTCGCAGGGCAACGGCCTGCTCACGATCGTCGAGGACGCCGCCCAGCACGCGGACCTGCTCCAGAAACTGCTGAACGTCCCCGACGAGGGCCACGTCAAGCTCGACAAGGGCATCGGGATGGACGTCGACACCCAACTGCTCATCATCTCGAACCCGGACCTCGACGCCGAGCTCGACAAGTACGCCGACCGGAACGGCCGAGATCCGCTGAAGGCGCTCAAGCGTCGGCTCGACAAACACGAGTTCCGGTACCTCACCAACGTCTCGCTCGAAGCGGAGCTGATCCGCCGCGAGCTCACGGACGAGACCTCGGTGTGGACCGTCGCCGACGAGGCCGACCTCCGCGAGCGGATCCGCGCGCCGCTTTCGGTCGAGGTGCGGAGCGGCCCCGGATCAGTGAACGAGCGCGAGCTCGCGCCCCACGCCGTCGAGGCCGCGGCGATGTACAGCGTCCTCACGCGGCTCGACACCGACGACGTGCCGTCGGGCTACGAGCTGGTCGACAAGGCGCTGCTCTTCGACTTCGGCTACGTCCAGGACGGCGACACCCGGACCTCCGTCGAGGAGTTCGACTTCGACGGCGACGACGGCGTCCACGGCATCCCCGTCACGTTCACCCGCGACGTCGTCGCCGACCTGCTCCACGAGGACACCGGACGGCGCCACGCCGACCTCGACGTCGAACGCGTGCTCCTCCCCGAGGACGTCCTGGACGCGATGGCCGACGCACTCCAGGACGCGCCGGTCTTCTCCCGCTCGGAGCGCGCCGAGTACGAGGGTCGCGTCACCCAGGCCAAGGAGTACATCCTCGACCGCCAGGAAGCGGACGTCCTCTCGGCGCTGCTCGCAGAGCGCTCCGTCGATCGCGAGACGGTCGCGGAGTACGTCGAACACGTCTACGCGTGGGCCGGCGACGAGCAGGTCGAGACCGAACGCGGCCCCGTCGACCCCGACCCGCTCCTGATGAAACTCTTCGAGACCGAACAGCTGGGCCGCTTCGCCGACGAGGACTACCTCGGGAACCGCCCGACCGACGCGGTGGCGGAGTTCCGCAGGGAGAAGATCATCACCGCCCTGAACCGCTACGCCTGGGAGAACCGCGACGAGGGCTTCACCGTCGACGACGTCGAGCTCTCGGAGATCCCGGTGATCCGCTCTGTGCTCGACACCTACGACTGGAGCGACGTCAGGCGGCTCTACGAGGACTTCGACCCCGCCCAGTGGGACGACCCGCCGGAGGGGACCGAAACCGAGCGGCTGAAGGACCAGACCATCGCGGAGCTGACGACCCGGGGCTACACCGAGGCCTCCGCCGAACTGACGAGCCGGGCGGTCCTCCGGGAGGTGCGCCACCGATGGGACTGA